One Brassica napus cultivar Da-Ae chromosome C2, Da-Ae, whole genome shotgun sequence DNA window includes the following coding sequences:
- the LOC106447791 gene encoding uncharacterized protein LOC106447791 has protein sequence MFDGIGDPDDHIAQYKERMLAVALPKESREATMCRGFGSTLIGHALQWYINLPTRSISSFAGLSDKFVEQFASNRSLEKTSDGLYEILQHRVEPLRDYIARFNQEKVGGPRMQHPYCDLCLQKRYTSRQGAIQRVDHVPLQDHGRCVVPSLGAVSTPELVNALRHSGIRNYGVTSTAIMKAPDSFRNPELWCDFHRDHGHKTEDCIALWIEVNELLQKGYLREFLSEKAKAHLSKETAGNSKGAAPTSPPRQDRVIIVISGGSEVSGVSLAAAKKSTHNAKRGLEMTQPKRQLLGTGEISFTAKEQEKILAPHHDALVISLT, from the exons ATGTTTGACGGTATCGGCGACCCCGACGATCACATCGCTCAGTACAAGGAAAGGATGTTGGCGGTTGCACTCCCTAAGGAATCCCGCGAAGCCACAATGTGCAGAGGGTTCGGTTCCACTCTGATCGGACATGCCTTGCAGTGGTACATCAATCTCCCTACCAGGTCCATATCTTCCTTCGCAGGCCTGAGCGACAAATTCGTGGAGCAGTTCGCAAGTAATAGAAGCCTGGAGAAGACTTCAGATGGTCTCTACGAGATCCTCCAGCATCGAGTGGAACCCCTGCGAGActacatagcccgcttcaaCCAGGAGAAAGTGGGGGGTCCCCGAATGCAGCATCCCTACTGCGATCTCTGCCTTCAAAAGAGGTATACTTCCAGACAGGGGGCTATACAAAGAGTTGACCATGTACCCTTGCAAGACCATGGAAGATGTGTTGTCCCGAGCCTGGGCGCAG TATCAACACCCGAGCTGGTCAACGCACTGAGACATTCCGGAATCCGGAACTATGGTGTGACTTCCACCGCGATCATGAAAGCACCTGATTCATTCCGGAACCCGGAACTATGGTGTGACTTCCACCGCGATCATGGCCACAAAACCGAAGACTGCATCGCGCTATGGATCGAGGTCAATGAATTACTCCAAAAGGGGTATCTCCGAGAATTCCTCTCAGAGAAAGCCAAGGCCCACCTCAGCAAAGAAACAGCAGGGAACTCTAAAGGAGCTGCACCAACCTCACCACCTCGCCAAGATCGGGTGATCATTGTCATATCCGGAGGCTCAGAAGTAAGCGGAGTAAGCCTCGCAGCCGCAAAGAAAAGCACCCATAACGCTAAGCGTGGTCTGGAAATGACCCAACCGAAGCGCCAACTTCTAGGCACCGGTGAGATAAGCTTCACAGCTAAAGAGCAAGAGAAGATCCTAGCTCCCCACCATGATGCTCTAGTTATCTCTCTCACGTAG